The following coding sequences lie in one Euhalothece natronophila Z-M001 genomic window:
- the cobU gene encoding bifunctional adenosylcobinamide kinase/adenosylcobinamide-phosphate guanylyltransferase, translating to MAKNQVTLVLGPANSGKSEWAEKLAKQSNHPVTYVATAIADPNDPGWQKKLQKHASRRPTSWQTQEIPTALAEFIAQGTAQDCLLIDSLGTWVANLLVETEAEWEVTLTHFLDTLQQTSSQVILVGEETGWGVIPAYKSGRVFRDRLGNLTRQIGENAAEVYLITGGYALPLKAIGYPL from the coding sequence GTGGCAAAAAATCAAGTTACCCTAGTTTTAGGGCCAGCGAATTCTGGCAAAAGTGAATGGGCTGAGAAACTGGCAAAACAGTCTAATCACCCTGTTACTTATGTAGCAACCGCGATCGCTGATCCCAATGATCCAGGATGGCAAAAAAAGCTACAAAAACACGCTTCTCGTCGTCCTACTTCTTGGCAAACTCAAGAAATTCCCACTGCTTTAGCTGAATTTATTGCACAAGGAACAGCACAAGATTGCCTATTAATAGATTCTCTTGGCACTTGGGTGGCAAATTTACTGGTTGAGACAGAAGCAGAATGGGAGGTGACTCTCACTCATTTTTTAGATACCTTACAACAAACTTCTTCCCAAGTAATTTTAGTGGGAGAAGAGACAGGCTGGGGGGTTATTCCAGCTTATAAAAGTGGACGGGTATTTCGCGATCGCTTAGGAAATTTAACGCGTCAAATTGGAGAAAATGCAGCAGAAGTTTACTTAATTACTGGCGGTTATGCCCTACCCTTAAAAGCTATAGGCTACCCCCTATAG
- a CDS encoding proton extrusion protein PcxA yields MYLPRKIRQFVPWFSESPEESLEKAYQAALMIKLIEDEYFEQQPIQQKNSSYSDEVFSYFEQEVNRNLRIVGDNLKKFKESRSFLRWAAQDYPRNQYFKNTDLIIEKLNVAEDIISTYEKLESGKNIKQPPKEQQQKLSNIANQERSSKPRTISDQTSVLPRSLLRTLNRIKREVEKSSDAEEEVIRNFRSSRDKTAISIRFLLILIIVPLLTHQITKNFIIAPIAEHYFVQEDQQVLFINRDFREEALQELQHFEETLRFEEILGMQPEMSEAEMEEKVREKAREIAEYYRYRSLNAIENIIADICSVIAFTIIIYRSREEIAVLKSFIDEFVYGLSDSAKAFIIILSTDIFVGYHSPHGWEVILEQISRHFGLPENREFNFIFIATFPVILDTIFKYWIFRYLNRISPSAVATYRNMNE; encoded by the coding sequence ATGTATTTACCAAGAAAAATTCGTCAATTTGTGCCGTGGTTCTCTGAATCTCCTGAAGAAAGTTTAGAGAAGGCTTATCAAGCGGCTTTAATGATTAAACTCATTGAAGATGAGTATTTTGAACAACAACCTATCCAACAGAAAAATAGTTCTTATTCAGATGAAGTTTTTTCTTATTTTGAGCAAGAGGTTAATCGTAATTTACGAATTGTTGGTGATAATCTGAAAAAGTTCAAGGAAAGTCGCTCCTTTTTACGTTGGGCAGCCCAAGATTACCCTCGTAATCAATATTTTAAGAATACTGATTTAATTATCGAGAAACTAAATGTTGCTGAGGACATAATTTCCACTTATGAAAAATTAGAATCAGGAAAAAATATTAAGCAACCTCCAAAAGAACAACAGCAAAAATTAAGCAATATTGCCAATCAGGAGCGATCATCAAAGCCAAGAACTATCTCTGACCAAACTAGTGTTTTACCGCGATCGCTGTTAAGAACTCTTAATCGAATTAAGCGAGAGGTCGAAAAGTCTTCTGATGCTGAAGAAGAAGTAATTAGGAATTTTCGCAGTTCTCGGGATAAAACAGCTATCTCAATTCGGTTTTTATTAATCCTAATTATTGTGCCGCTATTAACTCATCAAATTACTAAAAATTTTATTATTGCACCTATCGCTGAACATTATTTTGTTCAAGAAGATCAACAAGTCTTATTTATTAATCGAGACTTTCGGGAAGAGGCATTACAAGAACTACAACACTTTGAAGAAACATTACGTTTTGAAGAAATTTTAGGGATGCAACCTGAAATGTCTGAGGCTGAAATGGAAGAAAAAGTGAGAGAAAAAGCACGAGAAATTGCTGAATATTATCGTTATCGTAGCTTAAATGCTATTGAGAATATTATTGCTGATATTTGTTCAGTAATTGCTTTTACAATTATTATTTATCGAAGCCGAGAAGAAATTGCGGTACTCAAGTCATTTATTGATGAATTTGTTTATGGGTTAAGTGATTCTGCTAAAGCTTTTATTATTATTCTGTCCACGGATATTTTTGTTGGTTATCATTCTCCTCATGGCTGGGAAGTTATTTTAGAACAAATATCCCGACATTTTGGTTTGCCAGAAAATCGAGAATTTAATTTTATTTTTATTGCAACATTTCCAGTAATTCTAGATACGATCTTTAAATATTGGATTTTTCGCTATCTTAACCGAATTTCCCCCTCAGCTGTCGCTACTTATCGAAATATGAATGAATGA